A part of Myxococcus landrumus genomic DNA contains:
- a CDS encoding vitamin K epoxide reductase/DsbA family protein: MSSKSSSLNAPGPVSSRAGVAMLVLGLCASALSIFQWSQLLTLRAGGATVCGVSETVNCETVWNSPFATRVHELFGLPIAGLGLVWGLVVVGLSGLYLARARAGRPVAQVSQALKLTALAGVVSVPVFAVVSFQAGAVCPTCLATYALVAAIAGVAWKGLPSLSGEWGSALTLAGGTAVAAFLAVLLPGRTLSTPPPKAGALLPPVAAASSELSTPASLEAYLRGLPADQQQFLANALAMYRNDTPKPAAAPARRRYGPADAPVKIVEWTDSKCPHCKSLVEELSVLKKRVPEGKLSLEARQFPLDGACNPAMQRRGPDAPSVRCVAAKAQICLEGATDYWELREKLFAAQAMLDTERVMEIASSGSVPRGQLDACMASSETAAKLQEDTSYALRYHFTGTPLVVVNGRMAMPSAPFLYALVMADGNPSAPAFDVLPPPRAMPQDDHAGHNH, translated from the coding sequence ATGAGTTCGAAGTCCTCCTCCCTGAACGCCCCTGGCCCTGTCTCCTCCCGCGCCGGGGTGGCGATGTTGGTGCTGGGCCTGTGCGCGAGCGCGCTGTCCATCTTCCAGTGGAGCCAGTTGCTCACCCTGCGCGCCGGTGGCGCCACCGTCTGTGGCGTGTCCGAGACGGTGAACTGCGAGACGGTGTGGAACTCGCCGTTCGCCACGCGGGTGCATGAGCTGTTCGGCCTCCCCATCGCCGGCCTGGGGCTGGTGTGGGGCCTGGTGGTGGTGGGGTTGTCGGGGCTGTACCTGGCTCGGGCGCGCGCGGGCCGTCCCGTGGCGCAGGTGTCCCAGGCGCTCAAGCTGACGGCCCTGGCGGGTGTCGTGTCCGTGCCCGTGTTCGCGGTGGTGAGCTTCCAGGCGGGCGCGGTGTGTCCGACGTGTCTGGCCACCTACGCGCTGGTGGCGGCCATCGCGGGCGTCGCGTGGAAGGGGCTGCCCTCGCTCTCGGGTGAGTGGGGTTCGGCGCTGACGTTGGCGGGAGGCACCGCCGTCGCCGCGTTCCTCGCCGTGTTGCTGCCGGGGCGGACGCTGTCCACGCCTCCGCCCAAGGCGGGCGCGCTCCTGCCGCCGGTTGCCGCGGCGTCTTCCGAGCTGAGCACGCCCGCGTCGCTGGAGGCGTACCTGCGCGGGTTGCCGGCGGACCAGCAGCAGTTCCTCGCCAACGCGCTGGCGATGTACCGCAACGACACGCCGAAGCCCGCCGCGGCTCCCGCGCGTCGCCGCTATGGGCCGGCGGATGCACCGGTGAAGATTGTCGAGTGGACCGACAGCAAGTGCCCCCACTGCAAGTCGTTGGTGGAGGAGCTGTCGGTGCTCAAGAAGCGGGTGCCGGAAGGGAAGCTGTCGCTGGAGGCCCGGCAGTTCCCGCTGGATGGGGCGTGCAACCCGGCGATGCAGCGGCGAGGGCCGGATGCGCCTTCGGTGCGGTGCGTGGCGGCCAAGGCGCAGATCTGCCTGGAGGGCGCGACGGACTACTGGGAGCTGCGTGAGAAGCTCTTCGCGGCGCAGGCGATGCTGGACACGGAGCGGGTGATGGAGATTGCGTCGTCCGGTTCGGTGCCGCGCGGGCAGTTGGATGCGTGCATGGCGTCCTCGGAGACGGCGGCGAAGCTGCAGGAGGACACGTCCTATGCGCTGCGCTACCACTTCACGGGCACGCCGCTGGTGGTGGTGAACGGCCGCATGGCGATGCCGTCCGCGCCGTTCCTGTATGCGCTGGTGATGGCGGATGGGAATCCGAGCGCGCCGGCGTTCGATGTGCTGCCGCCTCCGCGCGCCATGCCCCAGGACGACCACGCGGGCCACAACCACTGA
- a CDS encoding translation initiation factor — protein MGKRDKKDEPVAPAAPFHNPFAALAAKREALPVGPSAPAASPVQKPEPKGPARAVVRMERKGRGGKEVTVVEHLELPAPQREVWLKALKNSLGCGGVVEGDALVLQGDQRERLPSLLEARGVRKVTVG, from the coding sequence ATGGGTAAACGCGACAAGAAGGACGAGCCCGTCGCCCCCGCCGCGCCGTTCCACAACCCCTTCGCCGCGTTGGCGGCGAAGCGGGAGGCGCTGCCGGTGGGGCCGTCCGCGCCCGCCGCGTCGCCGGTGCAGAAGCCCGAGCCCAAGGGCCCCGCGCGCGCGGTGGTGCGCATGGAGCGCAAGGGGCGAGGGGGCAAGGAAGTCACCGTGGTGGAGCACCTGGAGTTGCCCGCGCCGCAGCGCGAGGTCTGGCTCAAGGCGCTGAAGAACTCGCTGGGCTGTGGAGGCGTGGTGGAGGGGGATGCCCTCGTGCTCCAAGGCGACCAGCGGGAGCGCTTGCCCTCGCTGCTGGAGGCGCGCGGCGTTCGCAAGGTGACGGTCGGCTGA